The window AGGAGTACGGCGTCGAGCCGACCGCCTTCGACGAGATGCGCCCTGGCTGTTACGACATCCACGAGCGGGTCAAGGACATGAGCGCGGCCGGGGTGCTGGGCTCGATGTGCTTCCCGTCGTTCCCGGGCTTCGCCGCCCGGCTGTTCGCGGCCGCGGACGACAAGGACCTGGCGCTCGCCGTCGTGCAGGCCTACAACGACTGGCACATCGACGAGTGGTGCGGTGCGTATCCGGGCCGGTTCATCCCGATGGCGCTGCCGGTGCTGTGGGACCCGGAGCTCGCCGCGGCCGAGGTCCGCCGGGTCGCGGCCAAGGGCTGCCACTCGATCACCTTCACCGAGAACCCGGCCACGTTGGGCTACCCGAGCTTCCACGACAGGCACTGGGACCCGCTGTGGAACGCGCTGGTCGACACCAACACGGTGCTCTCGATCCACCTCGGCTCGTCCGGCAAGCTCACCATGACGGCGCCGGACGCCCCGATGGACGTCCTCATCACCCTGCAGCCGATGAACATCTGCAGCGCCGCGGCTGACCTGCTCTGGTCGCGGGTGCTCAAGGACTTCCCCGACATCAAGATCGCGCTGTCCGAGGGCGGTACCGGGTGGATCCCGTACTTCCTCGAGCGCATCGACCGGACCTACGACATGCACCACCTGTGGACCGGCCAGAACTTCGGCGACAAGCTGCCGAGCGAGGTCTTCCGGGAGCACTTCCTGACCTGCTTCATCGAGGACCCGGTCGGCGTCGAGCTGCGCCACAAGATCGGCATTGACAACATCGCGTGGGAGTGCGACTACCCGCACTCCGACTCCAGCTGGCCGTGGCCAGGCGAGGAGCTGCTCAAGTCCGCGGTCGGCGTCCCGGACGACGAGATCAACAAGATGTCCTACGAGAACGCGATGCGGTGGTACTCATTCGACCCGTTCGCCCACCGGTCCAAGGAGCAGTCCACCGTCGGGGCGCTGCGCGCCGAGGTCGCCGGCCACGACGTGGAGATCCGCCCGTTCGACAAGGGCCGCTTCGAGATCAAACACGAGGGCATCTCCCTCGGCGAGATGGTGGGTAATACCACCGCCTAGCTAGCCTAGTAGGGCTTTATTGACGGGGTGCGGCTGGAAACGGAGCAAGCCACGAACGGCCGGGATGAAAACGCGCGGGAAACCGCGCGGACAAAGGTTCCGGACCATGCGCCTAAAGCGAGATGTCACCGCGCCAGTCGCTACCCTACAGATCGGCTGGAGCTAAGCGTTCAGCTTGCGGCAGCCGCTTCACCCGCACCACGCGGGAGCGTTACGTCCGGATGCCTACCACTCCGAATGTGGACGCCACGTAGTCGCCACCCTCGATCATCTACATGCGGTGACCTGACGATTTCCTATTAGACA of the Pseudofrankia saprophytica genome contains:
- a CDS encoding amidohydrolase family protein — protein: MNAEDLVLISVDDHLVEPPDMFKGRLPARFSDVAPKVVRRPDGSDVWTFNGTVIPNVGLNAVAGRPKEEYGVEPTAFDEMRPGCYDIHERVKDMSAAGVLGSMCFPSFPGFAARLFAAADDKDLALAVVQAYNDWHIDEWCGAYPGRFIPMALPVLWDPELAAAEVRRVAAKGCHSITFTENPATLGYPSFHDRHWDPLWNALVDTNTVLSIHLGSSGKLTMTAPDAPMDVLITLQPMNICSAAADLLWSRVLKDFPDIKIALSEGGTGWIPYFLERIDRTYDMHHLWTGQNFGDKLPSEVFREHFLTCFIEDPVGVELRHKIGIDNIAWECDYPHSDSSWPWPGEELLKSAVGVPDDEINKMSYENAMRWYSFDPFAHRSKEQSTVGALRAEVAGHDVEIRPFDKGRFEIKHEGISLGEMVGNTTA